From Streptobacillus canis, the proteins below share one genomic window:
- a CDS encoding S6 family peptidase, whose translation MKNYKLKLLLLATLLGELGFSGLARHDINWSDYEDFGMNNGKYVKGRTGIIVYKKDGSISGVIDNPMPNFDGVPNGTGGGGAGMWDDPQILTTVTHIVNPRGKRADLGFNFLGRHMRKDVNLYKNYKNNISKNKVNDEVIKFSETSRTKHHIDVGGDFSFVRLDKINHDAITYNTLNYDDYKNKVNREDLIARVGFGSNSVFTENGEYIKAADDFRVAGGLNKINNKYERNKVENVLDIFLEINPKTPIDIGTMGGDSGSPVFWWDKNEKKWKAIANNSAGIYSNEKGLRIKGSILLNGVQHIEKFKEGITDKSITDVDSVTFNNNILKVGTENRSFDNSDFKNTIMKHRITTDTLNINEAFYKIKNQTFDKQDITINLEGNNDISIARLDFKKDATIQGSGTLKTAGIVIDKNATLTYKANISKGNIVRKIGEGTLKIEGSTQNEGDINIGGNGTLLLNNSGGYAAKNIRVAQGAIVKLMKENQLNENNIYFGLRGGSLDLNSQNISFNDIYHVDNGATITNSNNTKSTFTFNPVDNEERTYLGGFTDNLDIIYNPNNNDSKWHLRGNSDIKGNLDIEKGTVSIGGDVIVHGFDNIVGKDEYSKSKFKSNEINVKSKLEINRAVEVDSKINIENGATLNISALGTVLEDIKSPYENAPSEKDINKITLKNEINFKNNTTPNVNNFTINTENNHTVIIDSKIKGYVKAEKTGSGLLDITSNEENNVNGNLDIKNGKVKINTDNSLKNLNFKLENNSILEVDNISTLSNILPKIDKKSNGVLSLGNDVATIDSKYAEYSTLFLGSSKNINLGSDNLAIDNSITKLNLGGDNGTITLKGLDLSNHITDVNIGDGINKGKVIISKIAEDNNFNIKINKGVDLEIKEKTSSKKLINLGYGSYTAFDNKSLLKENSEGVLFINSSDNNNVSENKTYIGTKKGEDNITLTSLNTGNNEYRLSGDGILNVNFKLEKNLTVDAQYLDGGEIAIKSSNSEYKGNVTIMGNKDGKDEGSITLKLYAENSLGTENIFNIKSGGNLDLNGHDLTLKIGDTDKYGTITNKNNHLSILKIVANDKTTVNNKIIGNGTELEKNTNLDVIKTGSNSIEFTNSENNFNKLSIEEGTLIYKDIDALRDTEVILNPKTKLEATTNEISSHIIADNASIKINKSSTGNTTIKELTLKSDIEITGHRPKPKEIVTYKKLNIGEHNLRINNQTMKFGEVTKTENKKGSVTLVSSNAYLVGEKNKVLNEAISKLTLANSMLMLRDYRSELSDRNNKNHALVEVFGFSTIKNGLFNDTDFNGGGGGANFNNPLLIDENSTLNFENNSLHGRSFIIDSNISGNGKILLRTENGKYTITNRSNFKITSNFKDFKGTLEVTGKDKKNKEHIFQIDDENEEDRTISYKIIGNGKFTNQSEKDIIFKNISEFNGELKAENGGIILSGVNGINTEANFNLINDKDLTLISNEDINVEKALKVNVIDKTDDEKLSKIIKRGNAKIHIENSENIHGLKNVLVESGELSLRKDVLENDEKSKYEINTNAKLTFDITEEKEIKSLISGDGNLEHKGAKLIISSNKLQNSGDIILNNELELNVNNTQDEKTILKGNLKGLKESKLTLLNENNTLEINKDISKFKGTFNLKEANLNLDLENEIVENKIIGTKELKNSNSTTLTLKDISEFNGKVVALHGNLKLDGEKAIKTNATITLNNDKNLILDSEKNLDIDNLKIDVINDNLNESKMIKNGNFKLHIENNENINNLKNVLVENGELSLRNNILVNNGKYEINNNSKLTFDLENDTEITSLIAGNGNLEHKGAKLTIDSSNLKNNGDLILNNELEIKVNENNPILNSTIKGIESSKLTLLNENKVFEINKDISEFLGTFNLKEANLNINIDNGILNNKIIGNKTLSNINKTPLNISNGIIDFTGTIESINGDINLNIDNIPKISKYIISGGNINLNSENNLEFDNQVFENTLNNNKLIKTGNGNVSFTPNNLEGIKNIQIEEGNLTINGNKDSNKIDTSIHLSKDASITLDDNTYIKNLENASEIILVDKNLKIEKYTTIEEGKFNITLNEMNKKLLEIEDSTNDVNIHLNLNSNIVKSIKENGEKLLVGKSNKEVNILNLEKDYETLYGIYSIREGNNIELLSKLTPKTLNSLYTLNELNSLNSIFSKLKFKNSFSMNTLKYKKEDNHFIKFGDTEYKNHLIAHGFESDLEIVNDFKQGKLALGLNYSNLSSSINSQILLNDKVISEDNNIISDSILTKIGYRYNNFELNGAIGYNKVRIIKDNKNLDYADFLKTKLNASYNKEFKINDKLNIIYSNTIGFTYSPMLKENITKIYDSVDVVKNISPFTVFYETGINLNSKYIDTSLKGNFIRNFSNISLSKNNEKIDNLYYDNYKASLDFGLSIKPSNNLALKSDFIYKLNQKNYSNYLLRLGLDFIW comes from the coding sequence AGTTTTGTTAGACTTGATAAAATAAATCATGATGCTATAACTTATAATACATTAAACTATGATGATTATAAAAATAAAGTAAATAGAGAAGATTTAATAGCCAGAGTTGGATTTGGATCTAATAGTGTTTTCACAGAAAATGGTGAATATATTAAAGCTGCAGATGATTTTAGAGTCGCAGGTGGACTAAATAAGATAAATAATAAATATGAAAGAAATAAAGTTGAAAATGTATTAGATATTTTTTTAGAAATAAATCCTAAAACTCCAATAGACATAGGTACTATGGGCGGAGATAGTGGGTCTCCTGTGTTTTGGTGGGATAAAAATGAAAAAAAATGGAAAGCCATAGCTAATAATTCAGCTGGTATTTATTCTAATGAAAAAGGTTTAAGAATAAAAGGTAGTATACTTTTAAACGGAGTACAACATATAGAAAAATTTAAAGAAGGTATAACAGATAAATCTATAACAGATGTAGATAGCGTTACTTTTAATAATAATATATTAAAAGTTGGAACTGAAAATAGAAGTTTTGATAATAGTGACTTTAAAAATACAATAATGAAACATCGTATAACAACTGATACTTTAAATATCAATGAAGCTTTTTATAAAATTAAAAATCAAACATTTGACAAACAAGATATAACGATAAATCTTGAAGGAAATAATGATATTTCAATTGCAAGATTAGACTTTAAAAAGGATGCAACTATACAAGGAAGTGGAACATTAAAAACAGCAGGTATTGTTATAGATAAAAATGCTACTTTAACATATAAAGCAAATATATCAAAAGGAAATATTGTAAGAAAAATAGGAGAAGGAACATTAAAAATAGAGGGAAGTACTCAAAATGAAGGGGATATTAATATAGGAGGAAATGGGACTTTACTATTAAATAATTCTGGAGGATATGCAGCAAAAAATATCAGAGTTGCACAAGGTGCAATTGTAAAATTAATGAAAGAAAATCAACTTAACGAAAATAATATATATTTTGGTTTAAGAGGTGGAAGTCTTGATTTAAATTCTCAAAATATTTCTTTTAACGATATATACCACGTAGATAATGGGGCAACTATAACAAATAGTAACAATACTAAATCAACATTTACATTTAACCCAGTAGATAATGAAGAGAGAACCTATCTTGGTGGATTTACTGATAATTTAGATATAATATACAATCCTAATAATAATGATAGTAAATGGCATTTAAGAGGAAATAGTGACATAAAAGGAAATCTAGATATTGAAAAGGGTACTGTAAGTATCGGTGGTGATGTTATAGTTCATGGATTTGATAATATCGTAGGAAAAGATGAATATTCAAAATCTAAATTTAAATCTAATGAAATAAATGTTAAATCTAAATTAGAAATTAATAGAGCTGTAGAAGTAGATAGTAAAATAAATATAGAAAATGGAGCTACTTTAAATATAAGTGCACTCGGAACTGTATTAGAAGATATAAAATCTCCTTATGAAAATGCACCTAGTGAAAAAGATATAAATAAAATAACTTTAAAAAATGAAATAAATTTTAAAAACAATACTACTCCTAATGTAAATAATTTTACAATAAATACTGAAAATAACCATACAGTAATTATAGATTCTAAAATAAAAGGATATGTTAAAGCAGAAAAAACTGGAAGTGGTCTTCTTGATATTACAAGTAATGAAGAAAATAATGTAAATGGTAACTTAGATATTAAAAATGGTAAAGTCAAAATAAATACTGATAATAGCTTAAAAAATTTAAATTTCAAATTAGAAAACAACTCTATATTAGAAGTTGATAATATTTCAACTTTATCTAATATACTACCTAAAATAGATAAAAAATCTAATGGTGTTTTAAGTTTAGGTAATGATGTAGCTACTATAGATTCTAAATATGCTGAATATAGCACTTTATTTTTAGGTTCAAGTAAAAATATTAATTTAGGTTCTGATAATCTAGCTATAGATAATTCTATTACTAAATTAAATCTTGGTGGAGATAATGGAACTATTACTCTAAAAGGGCTTGATTTAAGTAATCATATTACCGATGTAAATATAGGGGATGGAATTAATAAAGGTAAAGTTATAATTTCTAAAATAGCTGAAGATAATAATTTTAATATAAAAATCAATAAAGGTGTTGATTTAGAAATAAAAGAAAAAACAAGTTCTAAAAAATTAATAAATTTAGGTTATGGTTCATATACTGCATTTGATAACAAATCATTACTAAAAGAAAATTCAGAGGGTGTTCTTTTCATAAATTCTTCTGATAATAATAACGTTTCTGAAAACAAAACTTACATAGGGACAAAAAAAGGTGAAGATAACATCACTCTTACTTCATTAAATACTGGAAATAATGAATATAGACTTTCTGGAGACGGAATATTAAATGTTAATTTTAAATTAGAAAAAAATTTAACAGTCGATGCTCAATACTTAGATGGAGGAGAAATTGCAATTAAAAGTTCTAATTCAGAATATAAAGGCAATGTTACTATTATGGGTAATAAAGATGGTAAAGATGAAGGTTCAATTACTTTAAAACTTTATGCTGAAAATTCTTTAGGAACAGAAAATATATTTAATATAAAAAGTGGTGGAAATCTTGATTTAAACGGTCATGATTTAACTTTAAAAATAGGGGATACAGATAAATATGGAACTATAACAAATAAGAATAATCATCTTTCAATATTAAAAATAGTTGCAAATGATAAGACAACTGTAAATAATAAAATAATAGGAAATGGTACAGAATTAGAAAAAAATACAAATTTAGATGTAATAAAAACAGGTTCAAATAGCATAGAATTTACTAATTCTGAAAATAATTTCAATAAATTATCAATAGAAGAAGGAACTTTAATATATAAAGATATCGATGCTTTAAGAGATACTGAAGTAATTTTAAACCCTAAAACTAAATTAGAGGCAACAACAAATGAAATATCATCTCATATAATTGCAGATAATGCTAGTATTAAAATTAACAAATCTAGTACTGGAAATACAACTATAAAAGAATTAACATTAAAAAGTGATATTGAAATAACAGGACATAGACCAAAACCAAAAGAAATCGTAACATATAAAAAACTTAATATCGGTGAGCATAATTTAAGAATCAATAATCAAACTATGAAATTTGGAGAAGTTACTAAAACAGAAAATAAAAAAGGGTCGGTTACTTTAGTTTCCTCTAACGCATATTTAGTTGGAGAAAAAAATAAAGTTTTAAATGAAGCCATTAGCAAACTTACTCTTGCTAACTCAATGTTAATGCTTAGAGATTATAGAAGTGAACTTTCAGATAGAAATAATAAAAATCATGCTCTAGTTGAAGTATTTGGATTTTCTACAATAAAAAATGGTTTATTTAATGATACAGATTTTAATGGTGGAGGCGGAGGAGCTAACTTCAATAATCCACTTTTAATAGATGAAAATTCTACATTAAATTTTGAGAATAATTCTTTACACGGTAGAAGTTTCATAATAGATTCTAATATAAGTGGAAATGGTAAAATTTTACTTAGAACTGAAAATGGAAAATATACTATAACTAATAGATCTAATTTTAAAATAACATCTAATTTTAAAGACTTTAAAGGAACACTAGAAGTTACAGGTAAAGATAAAAAAAATAAAGAACATATTTTTCAAATAGATGATGAAAATGAAGAAGATAGAACTATATCATATAAAATAATAGGTAATGGTAAATTTACTAATCAATCTGAAAAAGATATAATATTTAAAAATATATCAGAATTTAATGGAGAATTAAAAGCAGAAAATGGAGGAATCATTTTATCTGGAGTAAATGGAATAAATACAGAAGCTAACTTCAATTTAATAAATGACAAAGACTTAACACTAATAAGTAATGAAGATATAAATGTAGAAAAAGCGCTAAAAGTTAATGTAATAGATAAGACAGATGATGAAAAATTATCAAAAATAATAAAAAGAGGAAATGCTAAAATACATATAGAAAATAGTGAAAATATTCATGGATTAAAAAATGTATTAGTAGAAAGTGGAGAATTATCATTAAGAAAAGACGTATTAGAAAATGATGAAAAAAGTAAATATGAAATAAATACAAATGCGAAATTAACGTTTGATATCACAGAAGAAAAAGAAATAAAATCACTAATAAGTGGAGATGGTAATCTAGAACATAAAGGAGCTAAATTAATAATATCATCAAATAAATTACAAAATAGTGGTGACATAATATTAAATAATGAGTTAGAATTAAATGTAAATAATACTCAAGATGAAAAAACAATATTAAAAGGTAATTTAAAAGGTCTAAAAGAATCTAAATTAACATTATTAAATGAAAATAACACACTTGAAATAAATAAAGATATATCAAAATTTAAAGGGACCTTTAATTTAAAAGAAGCAAATTTAAATTTAGATTTAGAAAATGAAATAGTTGAAAATAAAATAATAGGAACAAAAGAATTAAAAAATTCCAATTCAACAACATTAACTCTAAAAGATATAAGTGAATTTAATGGTAAAGTAGTAGCTTTACATGGTAATTTAAAATTAGATGGTGAAAAAGCAATAAAAACAAATGCGACAATAACTTTAAATAATGATAAAAATTTAATCCTAGATTCAGAAAAAAATCTTGATATCGATAATTTAAAAATAGATGTTATAAATGATAACTTAAATGAATCAAAGATGATAAAAAATGGAAACTTTAAATTACATATAGAAAATAATGAAAATATAAATAACTTAAAGAATGTATTAGTAGAAAATGGAGAATTATCGCTAAGAAATAATATTTTAGTTAATAACGGTAAATATGAAATAAACAATAATTCTAAACTAACTTTTGACTTAGAAAATGATACCGAAATTACTTCTTTAATTGCAGGAAATGGTAATTTAGAACATAAAGGAGCTAAATTAACTATAGATTCATCTAATTTAAAAAATAATGGTGATTTAATATTAAATAACGAATTAGAAATTAAGGTAAATGAAAACAACCCTATCTTAAATTCTACTATTAAAGGAATAGAAAGCTCTAAATTAACACTACTTAATGAAAATAAAGTATTTGAAATAAATAAAGATATTTCTGAATTTTTAGGAACTTTTAATCTAAAAGAAGCTAATTTAAATATTAATATTGATAATGGTATATTAAATAATAAAATAATTGGAAATAAAACCTTATCAAATATTAATAAAACTCCTTTAAATATATCTAATGGTATAATTGATTTTACAGGTACTATAGAGTCTATTAATGGAGATATTAACTTAAATATAGATAATATACCTAAAATATCTAAATATATAATATCTGGAGGAAATATTAACTTAAATAGTGAAAATAATTTAGAATTTGATAATCAAGTATTTGAAAACACTTTAAATAATAATAAATTAATAAAAACAGGTAATGGAAATGTATCATTTACACCTAACAATTTAGAAGGTATTAAAAATATTCAGATTGAAGAAGGAAATTTAACAATAAATGGAAATAAAGATTCTAATAAAATTGATACTAGTATACATCTTTCAAAAGATGCTTCTATTACTCTAGATGATAATACATATATTAAAAATTTAGAAAATGCATCAGAAATAATTTTAGTAGATAAGAATCTAAAAATAGAAAAATATACAACTATTGAAGAAGGAAAATTTAATATAACATTAAATGAAATGAATAAAAAACTTCTTGAAATAGAAGATTCAACAAATGATGTAAATATACATTTAAATTTAAATTCAAATATTGTTAAGAGTATAAAAGAAAATGGTGAAAAACTACTTGTAGGTAAATCAAATAAAGAGGTAAATATATTAAATTTAGAAAAAGATTATGAAACACTTTATGGTATATATTCAATAAGAGAAGGTAATAATATTGAGTTATTATCTAAATTAACACCTAAAACTTTAAATTCTTTATATACATTAAATGAATTAAATTCTTTAAACAGTATATTTAGTAAACTTAAATTTAAAAATAGTTTTTCAATGAATACTTTAAAATACAAAAAAGAAGACAATCATTTTATTAAATTTGGAGATACAGAATATAAAAATCATTTAATCGCTCATGGTTTTGAAAGTGATTTAGAAATTGTAAATGATTTTAAACAAGGCAAATTAGCTCTAGGATTAAATTATAGTAATCTTAGTTCATCAATCAATAGCCAAATACTTTTAAATGATAAAGTTATTTCTGAAGATAATAATATTATTTCAGATTCTATATTAACTAAGATAGGTTATAGATACAATAATTTTGAATTAAATGGAGCTATTGGATATAATAAAGTTAGAATAATAAAAGATAATAAAAATTTAGATTATGCTGATTTTTTAAAGACTAAATTAAATGCTTCATATAATAAAGAATTTAAAATAAATGATAAGTTAAATATCATATATTCAAATACAATAGGATTTACATATTCTCCTATGTTAAAAGAAAATATTACTAAAATATATGATAGTGTAGATGTTGTTAAAAATATTTCCCCATTTACAGTATTTTATGAAACAGGTATAAATTTAAATAGTAAATATATTGATACTTCCTTAAAAGGAAATTTCATACGTAATTTTTCAAATATATCTTTAAGTAAAAATAATGAAAAAATAGATAATTTATATTATGACAATTATAAAGCTAGTCTTGATTTTGGTTTATCAATTAAACCTTCTAATAATTTAGCTTTAAAATCAGATTTTATATATAAACTAAATCAAAAAAATTATTCAAATTATCTTTTAAGATTGGGATTAGATTTTATTTGGTAA